In Candidatus Sericytochromatia bacterium, the DNA window CTGGTGCCGGCTTGAGATACAAATACCCCAGCACCGCCTCGAAGGCTGTGCTGAGTCGGTAAGCCCGTGCCGAGGCCCGGCCTGTACTGGCCATGCCCTTGTGGTTCCGTGCCCGCCGATAAATCGACTGTTCTTCTTCAGAAAGCAAAGGCAAGAGGCGCTCAGCCATCTCGGCCTGTCCCTCCGCGCTGACCCGTCGGACGGTGGTGCGGTGCAAGGCATCGACCATACCGGGGTTGGTCCGCAACACGCGCTCTCTCACGTGCATCTCGTACACCGCATCGCCCATGTAGGCCAAGGCCCGCACGTGTGCCAGATGCCAGGCAGCGTCGGCGCTCACGGGAGCGCCGCTGGCGTCGCAGCCTCCCAGGTGGTGGTGCCGTCCTTCTGGTCGATCAGGCGCACGCCCAAGGCCAGCAAACGGTCCCGAATGCGATCGGCCAAGCCCCAATTGCGCTCGGTTTTGGCCTCGGCCCGCAGGGAGACCAGCAGATCGAGGAAGGCCGAAGCTTGCCCGTCAAGCGTCGCCACAGCGCGCTCCGGCGCAGAAAGATCGAGACCCAGCACCGTCGAGGCCAGGTCGCGGAGACGCGCGATGGCGGGCTGAAACACGGCGGATGACTGACCGGAGGCGCTGCCATCAGCAAACGCCCGGCGCATATCGTGGGTGAGCGCTTGAAGATGAGCGAGGGCAGCCGCGGTATTGAGGTCCTGGTTCATGGCCTGACTGAAGCCCTGGTCCACGCGAGTCAGCCAGGCGTTCGCCTGCTCCCGCTCGTCTGGACTGTCACCGTGCGCCTGACCAGACAAGCGAGCGAGGGTGTCCCGCCAGTTCGCCAAACCGGTTGCGGCAGCCTTGACCGCCTCCTCCGTGAAGTCCAGGTCGCTTCGATAGAGCGTCTGCAGCATGAAATATCGCAGGGGTTGTGCGCCAAATGCCGCCACGACGTCGCGCGTGGTCCGAATGTTGCCGAGTGACTTGCTCATTTTCTCGGTGCCCATATTGAGGAATCCGGTGTGCATCCAGGTCCTGGCAAATGGAAGCCCGGTCAAACCTTCACTCTGCGCGATTTCATTCTCGTGGTGAGGAAACTTGAGGTCCTTGCCACCGGCGTGAATGTCGATGGTATCGCCTAGCACCCGGCGCACCATGGCGGAGCATTCGATGTGCCAGCCCGGACGTCCCTGTCCCCAGGGGCTTCCCCAAGCAGGCTCACCAGGTTTGGCGGCTTTCCAGAGTGCAAAATCAGCCGGTTCCCGCTTGCGGTCGTCCACCTCGACGCGAGCCCCGGCCTCGTTATCCTCCACCGCGCGCCCGGACAATTTCCCGTAATCCGGGAATCCCGCCACCCGGAAGTAGACGTCGCCATCCACCACGTAGGCCAGACCCTTTTCCAGCAAGCCTTCAATGTGCCGGATCATGTCCCCGACGCTGTCGGTGGCGCAGGGGTAATGAGTGGCGCGCCGAACGCCCAGCGCATCCATGTCCGCAAAATAAGCCTCGGTGTAGCGTGAGGCGATCGCCTCGGCCGTCACCCCCTCGGCCTGAGCCTTCTTGATGATCTTGTCGTCGATGTCCGTGAAATTCTGGACGTAGTCGACCTGGTATCCGCAATGTTCCAGATAGCGCCGAGCGATGTCCCAGAACATGATCGTACGGGCGTTGCCGATGTGCAGCAGTCCATAGACCGTCGGGCCACACACATACATCGACACGCGCCCCGCGTGAAGCGGGATGAAGTCTTCCAGGCGTTTCGTCAAACTGTTGTATAAGCGCAACACGACCCCGGTCAGCTCCCCCGCCGAAGTTCACGGTTCTCGTGACGCAGGCGATCGACCTCTGCTTCAAGCTGGGACAGGCGGTCCTGCATTGCGGCCAACAAGGACATCACCGGGTCAGGTAGCTGGGCCTGCATATCAGGCGTCGGCGTCTGACGCCGCCCCTCGATCGCAGCCACTTTGCCAGGGATGCCCACCACCGTGGCACCAGGGGGGACGGGCTTGGTGACCACCGAACCACTTCCGATGAAGGAGCCATCTCCCACGTTGAACGAGCCAAGAACTTTGGCCCCGGAGCCGAGCACGACGTTGCGCCCAATCGAGGGATGGCGCTTGCCGGGTTCAAGGCTCGTCCCCCCCAAGGTCACCCCTTGGTAAATCAAACAACCGCGTCCCACCTCGGCCGTCTCTCCGATCACCACGCCCATCCCGTGATCGATCACGACGCCTTTTTCGATGCGAGCCCCCGGATGAATTTCAATGCCCGTCAAAAAGCGGTTCACGTGGGAAATGAAGCGGGGGAGCACCGGCAACCCGACGCGATGAAGTTCATGCGCCACGCGAT includes these proteins:
- a CDS encoding ribonuclease III domain-containing protein, with amino-acid sequence MSADAAWHLAHVRALAYMGDAVYEMHVRERVLRTNPGMVDALHRTTVRRVSAEGQAEMAERLLPLLSEEEQSIYRRARNHKGMASTGRASARAYRLSTAFEAVLGYLYLKPAPGRLAELLALTDTWTEEMTDAP
- the cysS gene encoding cysteine--tRNA ligase, with amino-acid sequence MLRLYNSLTKRLEDFIPLHAGRVSMYVCGPTVYGLLHIGNARTIMFWDIARRYLEHCGYQVDYVQNFTDIDDKIIKKAQAEGVTAEAIASRYTEAYFADMDALGVRRATHYPCATDSVGDMIRHIEGLLEKGLAYVVDGDVYFRVAGFPDYGKLSGRAVEDNEAGARVEVDDRKREPADFALWKAAKPGEPAWGSPWGQGRPGWHIECSAMVRRVLGDTIDIHAGGKDLKFPHHENEIAQSEGLTGLPFARTWMHTGFLNMGTEKMSKSLGNIRTTRDVVAAFGAQPLRYFMLQTLYRSDLDFTEEAVKAAATGLANWRDTLARLSGQAHGDSPDEREQANAWLTRVDQGFSQAMNQDLNTAAALAHLQALTHDMRRAFADGSASGQSSAVFQPAIARLRDLASTVLGLDLSAPERAVATLDGQASAFLDLLVSLRAEAKTERNWGLADRIRDRLLALGVRLIDQKDGTTTWEAATPAALP
- the cysE gene encoding serine O-acetyltransferase, with the translated sequence MATLFDWMDAVREDALAIFEKDPAARNWVEVLTCYPGLHALAAHRVAHELHRVGLPVLPRFISHVNRFLTGIEIHPGARIEKGVVIDHGMGVVIGETAEVGRGCLIYQGVTLGGTSLEPGKRHPSIGRNVVLGSGAKVLGSFNVGDGSFIGSGSVVTKPVPPGATVVGIPGKVAAIEGRRQTPTPDMQAQLPDPVMSLLAAMQDRLSQLEAEVDRLRHENRELRRGS